One Streptomyces lincolnensis genomic region harbors:
- a CDS encoding acyl carrier protein, producing MTSPSIDTDLESKVKDIVTDILEIEPEDMTLTSRFKEDHDADSLLAIEILASLEKTFKITIAQEQLVNMVNLQGVCEVVAEAAARRQ from the coding sequence ATGACGAGTCCGAGCATCGACACCGACCTCGAGAGCAAGGTCAAGGACATCGTGACCGACATCCTCGAGATAGAACCCGAGGACATGACCCTCACGAGCCGTTTCAAGGAGGACCACGACGCGGACTCGCTGCTCGCGATAGAGATCCTCGCGTCGCTGGAGAAGACCTTCAAGATCACCATCGCCCAGGAGCAACTCGTCAACATGGTGAACCTGCAAGGCGTGTGCGAGGTGGTGGCGGAAGCCGCCGCCCGCCGGCAGTAG